A stretch of DNA from Corallococcus silvisoli:
CGCCTGCGCGACGCGGCTATCTACGGCCTGCCCTTCATCGACGACCCGCGGGCGGTGGACGCGCTCCTGTCCGCCGCGAGCCACGAGTCGGAGCGCACGCGCGCCACCGCCATGCGCGCGCTGGGCCAGACGGACAAGCAGGCCCGCATCACCTCCACGCTGCTGGGCGGCCTGAACGACCGCGACCCGTGGGTGCGCTACTACGCGTGCCAGTCGCTGGGGAAGCTCAACGAGGAGGCCGCCGCGGACGCCATCGTCGCGCTGGCCAACGACGACGCGGGGCAGGTGCGCGTGGCGGTGGTGGACGCGCTGGCGCACCTGCACACGGAGAGCGCCATGGCGGCGCTGCGCCGGGCCGCCGCGTCCGCGGACGCGGACGTGCGCCGCGCGGCGCTCCTGGGCCTGGGCGTGGCGCGCCGTCCGGACGCGCTGCCGGTGCTGCTGGAGGCGGTGCACTCGGAGGACCCGGCCACGCGGCTCGTCGCCCTGTCGGCGGTGGCGGAGTACGACGCGCCGGAGACGCTGCCCGCGCTGCTGCGCGCGGCGGGGGACCGGGACGACAGCGTGCGGAGCGCGGCGGTGGGCTTCCTCGCCACGCGCACGGGCACGCACGCCACGCAGTCGCTGGTGTCGCTGCTGGGGGACGTGATGCTGCGCGAGCAGGTGGTGGGCGCGCTGGCGCTGCCGGTGGACGGGCGGCTGCCCGGGCTCTTGTCGGCGCTGGAGGTGGCGGACGACGCGACCGCGCCCCTGCTGGTGGCGGCCCTGGCGCGCATGCGCCGGGCGGACGCGCGGGCGGCGCTGATGCAGGCGCTGGCCTCCGCGAGCTCCTCCGGACGGCGCGCGGCGGCCCCCGCGGTGGCGGCGCTGGGCACGGTGGAGGCGCGCGAGGCGCTGGACCGCGCGGCCCACCGCGACGAGGACGCGGACGTGCGCCGCGCCTGCCTGCTGGCGCTGGGACGTTGAGCCCCCACCGCCCATGAGCACGCTGCCGTTGTCACCGCAGGTCCTGGCCATCCTCGCGATGCTCATCGAGCAGCGCGCGGGCCTGCACTATGGCCTGGAGGACCGGGAGCTGCTGGCGGAGAAGCTGTCCACGCGGGCCATCGACGCGGGGTTCGACTCGCTGCTCGACTACTACTACTTCCTCCGCTACGACCCGAAGGGCACGGAGGCGCTGGACGCGCTGGTGGAGGCGCTGCTGGTGCATGAGACGTACTTCTTCCGCGAGCCCCAGGCGCTGGAGGTGCTGGTGGACGAGCTGCTCGTGCCCCAGGTGCGCGCCGGCCGCCGTCCCCGCGTGTGGTGCGCGGCGTGCTCCACCGGCGAGGAGCCCCTGACGCTGGCCATGCTCCTGGACGCGCGGGGCGTGCTGGGCGACGTGTCCCTCCTGGCCACGGACCTGAGCGCGCGGGCGCTGGAGCGCGCCAGGACGGGGGAGCACAACCTGCGCTGCATGCGCGCGCTGCCCCAGGGCGTGGAGGGCCGCTGGCTGGACGTGGTGAACGGCCGTCCGCGCGTGCGGCCGGAGCTGGTGGCCGCGGTGGAGTGGCGGCAGCTCAACCTGGTGGACACCGCGGACTTCCCCCCGCCGGAGAGCTGCGATGCGGTCCTCTGCCGCAACGTGCTCATCTACTTCCAGGACGCCACCGCGCGCCGCGTGGTGGACGGCATCACCCGGACGCTGAAGCCCGGCGGGCACCTGCTGGTGGGCACGTCGGAGTCGCTGATGCGCTTCGGCACGGCGCTGCGGTGCGAGGAGCGTCGCGGCGCGTTCTTCTACGGCAAGGCGGGCCCATGACGTTGCGCGTGCTGGTGGTGGATGACTCGGCGTTCGCGCGCAAGGTGCTGCGCAAGGTGCTGTCGGAGGCGGAGGGCCTGGAGGTGGTGGGCACCGCCCGCGACGGGCTGGACGCGCTGGAGCGCGTGGCGGAGCTCAAGCCGGACGTCATCACGCTGGACCTGGTGATGCCGGCGCTGGACGGCCCGGGCTTCCTGCGCGCGCTGTCCGGGATGCCGGACGCGCCCCGCGTGGTGGTGGTGAGCAGCGCGGACGCGGACAGCGACCTGGCGGTGGCCGCGCTCCAGGCGGGCGCGGTGGACCTGGTGCACAAGCCCACGGCGCTCGCCACCGACCGGCTCTACGAGCTGGGCGCGGAGCTGGTGGAGAAGGTGCGCATCGCGGGCCGAGCGGTGCCGCGCTACGCGCAGGAGCTGGCGGCCGTGGGCGCCCGGGCGGCGAGGCCGCTGTCCCCGGCGGCGTCCCCGAAGCTGCTGGCGGTGGGCACGTCCACGGGCGGGCCGCAGGCCCTGACGCGGCTGTTGGCGGCGCTGCCCCGGGACTTCCCCGCGCCGGTGGTGCTCGCGCTGCACATCCCCGCCGGCTACACGGAGGCCGTGGCGAAGCGGCTGGACTCCCAGAGCGCGCTGGAGGTGGTGGAGGCGACGGACGGCCTGGAGCTCCGGCCGGGCCGCGTGGTGCTGGCCCGCGCGGGGTTGCACCTGCGGGTGCAGCGGCACGGGGCGCTGGACCTGGCGCGCCTGGACCGCCAGCCGCTGGGCACGCCGCACCACCCCTCCGTGGACGTGCTCTTCCAGAGCGCGGCGGAGGGCTGGGGGCGGGACGCCGTGGCGCTGGTGCTCACCGGCATGGGCGAGGACGGGCTCCAGGGCGCCCGGGCCGTGCGCGCCGCGGGCGGCGTGGTGCTGACGGAGGCGGAGTCGTCCTGCGTGGTGTACGGCATGCCGCGCGCGGTGGCTGAGGCCGGGCTGTCGCACGGCAGCGCGCCGCTGGATGAGCTGGTGCCCCTGCTCGGGCGGTACATCCCCTGAGGTGTGGCCTCGCGGGCGCCGGCTTCAGGGCCGGTGCGCGGGGGGCGGGGGAGGCGGCTCGGGCGGCGGCCCCTTCTTGGGCGGCGCGCGGCGCGGCAGCGTGACGGTGAAGGTGGTGCCGTCGTCCTCGGTGGAGGTGACGTCGATGGTGCCGCCGTGGGCGTGGACGATCTCCCGCACGATGTAGAGGCCCAGGCCGTAGCTCATCTTCAGCGTGCGCGTCTGCTGCGGACCCTGGCGGAAGGGTTCGAAGAGGTGGGGCAGGGTGGCCTCCGGGATGGGGCGGCCCTCGTTGTGGACGCTGACCACCACCTTGTTGCGCAGGCCCCGCGTGGACAGGCACACGGGCGCGTCCGCCGGGCTGTACTTGAGGGCGTTCTCCACCAGGTTGGACACCACCTGGGCCAGCCGGTCCGGGTCCCACTGGCCCTGGGTGTTGCCCTTGTGCTCCACCTCGATGTGCCGCTTGGGGAAGGCCACGCGGAACTCGTGCGCCACCTTGGCGAGCAGCTCCTGCGTGTCCGCGCCGCGCGGTTCAATGACGACGCCGCCCACCAGCCGCGCGCGGGTGAAGTCCAGCAGCAGGCGGGTCAGCCGCTCGATGCGCACCGCCGCGGTGGCGATGCGCTGGCTGGTGCGCGCCGTCTCCTCCGCGGGGCCGCCCGCCGCCAGCACGCGCGACCAGTTCATGATGGCGCCGAGCGGGCTGCGGATGTCGTGGCTGATGATGCCCATCAGGTGTTCCTGGAACTCGGAGTGCCGGCGCACCTCTTCTTCCGCCCACTTGCGCTGGGTGATGTCGCGGCTGATGCCGAACAGGCCGAACACGTTGCCTTCGGGGTCGCGCAGGGGGCCCTTGGTGGACAGCCACACGCGCACGTCTCCGTCGGGGCCCTGCTGGGAGTCCTCGTAGGTGAGCGGCTGGCCCGCCTCCAGCACGTCCCGGTCGTGCCGGAGGTTGACGCGGGCCTCCTCGGGGGGGAACAGCTCCGCGTCGGTGTGCTCGCGCACCTCGGACACGGTGCGGCCCAGGGCCCTGGCGCCCGCGGAGTTGATGACCTGGTAACGGCCGTCCAGGTCCTTGATGTAGATGGCGTCGGTGGTGCCCTCCATCACCGCCTGGAAGAGCTGGCCGGCGCGCTGGAGCTCCTGCCGGGCCATGTATTCGCGGCTGATGTCGCGGCAGTGCACCAGCAGGCCGCCCTCCACGGGGCGGGCGCTCACGTCGAAGCAGAGGTCGCCTTCGGGCCAGCGGTGCTCGTAGCGCACGGCGGGCTGTCCGGTGGCGGGGGCCTCCAGGCGCAGGTGGGGCCCCAGGCCCAGCAGGTCCGCCACCTTCTTGCGCACGTCGTCCCCTGGCTGGGCGCGATCCGCGAGCAGCTCGCGCATGCGGGGGCTCAGGTAGGTGACGCACCAGTCGGCGTCCACGCCGAGGAAGGCCTCCGGCAGTCCCTCCAGCAGTGCGAGCAGACCCAGGCCAGGCGCGTCCGACGAAGGCGGAGCGGAGGAGCGGGAGCGCGGGCGGGCGGGGACGTGGGCCATCGTGGGGTCGGCGGGAACTTGGGGAGCAGGCCCCTTCAGGGAGGAAACACGGCGCGTGGGCGGAGCGTGCCCGGCATCAGGTCCGGGGAGCGGGAGGCAGGGTTGCGTCCAGACAGGCCGTTACGGGAAGGGCACGCTGGTGGATTTCCGAGGGTAGGCAGAAACCTCCGGGATGAAACGGGTCGGCGGTGCTCCTGTCGCTCCCTTTCCGCACGAGGTCACTCAGGCGACACACGGAACGGGGCTGGAAGGGGACGGGGCGCATCCGTCTGAACCATACCGCGCCCAAGGCGAAGCGGGGGCTTCAGCCCGGGGGACGGCTGGCTTCCGCACGGTGCGTCCCACCCAGGGCCTTCAGCCGTGCGCTGATGGCGGACGGTTGCGGCGGGAGCGGATGAAACAGGGCCGCTCGGGTGCCAGGGATGGGCGGGGTCCAGGAAACCCGGGTCAGAGGTGTCGCCGGAAATACCGCCCGATGGAGAGCAGCCGCATCGTGCGGAGGTCCACGGCATAGAGCACGACCTCCTGGAGGGGCTTTCCGGTGGTGGCCTCGACAGACTGAGTGGGCTCTGGCGGACAGCGTTGAGCGTTGGCGACGAGTTGCACCAACACCACACCCTCGGGACCTGGCGCCGCGGTCACGTCATAGGAGTCCCGCTGATCCAGGCACGCGGGCTGACGGGATGAAGGCGCATCCCACGGCAGGAAGTGCTCCATGGCGAGCTGGATGGCGGCGGTCGTGTTGCCATCGATGTGGAGGAGCCCCTGGCGCGGCAGCTCGATGGGGAAGGTGAATCGCGCTGCGTCCTCGGCGGAGGCGTGGGGAATCCCCCCAGCCGTCCGGCAACCCCCCAGGGCGAGCAAGAGCAGGCACGGCATCCAGGGCTTCACGGAAGGCTCCTTCTTGTTCGGAGGCTCACGGGCGTTGAACCGCGATGATGCGTCCGTGTCGTGGATCCACGGCATAGGTCGCTCCCATGTCCGTGACCGGGCCTTCTTCGATGCATGCACCCGGGCTCAGGGAGAAGCGCACCAGCACGACGTCTTCATTCCAGGGCGCCGCCTGCACGTCGAACGACTGACGCTGGAACAGGCATGCTTCGACGGGATCGCCTCCACGAGGAGGCTTCGTGCCAAGAGGCCGGAAGTCTTCGAGCGCCAGCTGGATGGCGGCGGCCGTCGCCGCCGGTACCACGACCTGTTCCGACTCATTCAAGGTCGAGGGGAACTTGAACCAGGCTGCTTCCCTGGCGGGAACCCGCGCGGGAAGCGACGGCCGGGGAGCGCATGCGCCCAGGAGCGCGCAGAGCAAGAGCATCGAGGGCTTCATCGCCGACCCCCGTGCATGTCGTCCGGGCCGGGCCCGGGATGCGGCGAGTTCCTCATGGCTCCTCCACGGCGGTGATGCGTCCAGTGGCCTTGTCCTCCGGGAGGATGCTTCCGACGCGCCTCCAGCGGCGCCCTTCGCGGACATAGATTTCGCCTGGCAGGTTGTCGTCCGCATGCGGCACCAGCTTGTGGATGATGCAGTGGGTGTCGAACTGGATCCGGAGGGAGTACCACTGTGTATCCGACTTCCGGTCCTCCTCGGAAAGGCTCGAGGGGAACCAGGGGTGGCTGTGGAAGTCAGCGAGGATGGAGGCCCTGCCCCGGGGATCCCGGACCTCCATGGGAGGACGACAGGATTTGCGCCGGCTCGTCCCCACCTGGACCCGCGTGGCGAGGGGAGAGGGATTGCTCGCGTAGTAGACGCCCTGCCCCAGGCTGTAGATGACGCCGCAGTACTCCATCCCGTAGTCACCCAAGGTGGCGGCGGGCAGGGTCATGATGGCGGGGCAGAGTTGATCGATGACGTCATCGACGTCGCGTGAAGGTTGGACGCGCTCCCAGGGGCCGCGCGCCCACACGCGACGAGAAGTGGCGTCCACGAAGCCGTAGTCGCTCCTGCCCTGTTGAGTGCTTCCACCAGCGCAGCCTGACAGCAGGGCGCAGAGGGTCAGGCCCTTCCGCGCTCGTTGTGGAAGACGCATGGTCCGCTCCCGCGGTCCGCAGAGCGTGGGAGCATAGCAGGCTGCCGTCGCGGGAGATGCCGGGCCTCACCCCTCCCCGATGAGGCGCGTCACCGCTCCGCAGAGCACGTCCAGGTCGAACGGCTTGTCGAAGACGAACGCGGCGCCCAGGCGCATCGCCTCCGCGTGGGTGGCGGCGTCGCCGAAGGCGGTGATGAGGATGACCGGCGTGGCCCAGTCCACCCGGCGCAGGCGCGCCAGGGCCTCCAGTCCGGTGACGCCCGGCATGCGCACGTCCGTGATGATGACGTCCGGCGCCGCGCCCTCCACGCCCGCCAGGCCCCGCGTCAGCGTGCCCAGCAGCTCGCGCCCGTTGGGCACCTCGTGCACGTCACAGCCGCGCCGCTGGAGCGCGCGCACCAGCATGCGGCGCATCTCCCGGTCGTCCTCGGCGATCAACACCCGGGGCCGCGTGGCGGGGGCCTCGTAGCCCGGCGCCCACGGCGTCTCCTCCTGCTCCGCGTCGTGTGTCGTGTCCTGGAACGCCATGGGGTGCTCCTCCGGGGTCGCGCTGTCCGACCGCGAAGAGGAGCATCCGCCGTGCCAGCGTCAGGGCTTCTTCGCCTCGCGCGACTCCTTCGCCTCCGCGTCGCCGCGCTCCAGCTTGCGGTAGAGCGTCTTGCGGTCCACGCCCAGGATGCGCGCCGCCAGCGTCCGGCTGCCGCCCACCGCCTCCAGCACGCGGTGGATGTAGCGGCGCTCCAGCTCCTCCAGCGTCACCAGCTCCGACGCGTCCGTGTTCTCCGGCACCACGCGCGGCGTGCTGTAGTTGCGGATGCGCTCCGGCAGGTCGTCCACCGTGAGCTGCTCGAAGGACGTGAGCGCCACCGCGCGCTCGATGCAGTTCTGCAGCTCGCGCACGTTGCCCGGCCACCCGTACGCCAGCAGGCGCTGCGCCGCCGCCGGTGACAGCCCGTCCACCTTCTTGCCCGTGCGCGACGCGAACTGCTCCACGAAGCGCTGCGACAGCAGCAGCACGTCGTTGCCGCGCGCGCGCAGCGGGGGCAGCTCCAGGCCAATGACGTTGAGCCGGTAGTACAGGTCCTCGCGGAAGCGGCTCTCCTCCACCGCCAGCTCCAGGTCGCGGTTCGTCGCCGCGACGATGCGCGCGTCGAACGGCGTCTCCGTGTCCCCACCCACCGGACGCACCACGCGCTCCTGCAACGCGCGCAGCAGCTTCGGCTGGAGCGTCATGGGCAGCTCGCCCACCTCGTCCAGGAACAGCGTGCCGCCGTTGGCCTTCACGAACAGGCCCGTGCGCGAGGCCTTCGCGTCGGTGAAGGCCCCCTTGGCGTGGCCGAACAGCTCGCTCTCCAACAGCTGCTCCGGCATCGCCGCGCAGTTGATGGCCACGAAGGGCCCCTCCTTGCGCCGGCCGCGCGCATGAAGCGCCCTCGCGGCCACCTCCTTGCCCGTGCCGCTCTCACCGGTGATCAGCACCGTGGCGTCCACGTCCGCCACCCGGTCGATGAGCGCGTACGCCTGCTTCAGGGCGGGGCTCTCCCCCACGAGCACGCCGTCGTCCTGGCGTTGATCCAACGCCTGGCGCAGCCGCCGCACCTCCGCGCGCAGGGCGCGGTGCTGCACGGCGCGCTCCAGCACCAGCACCAAGGCGTCCAGGTCGATGGGCTTGGTGATGAAGTCATAGGCGCCCGCGCGGATGGCGGCCACCGCCGTCTCCAGGCTGCCGAAGGCCGTCACCACCACCACCGGGATGTCCGGCCGGTTGAGCACGATGCGCTCGCACAGCGCCAGGCCGTCCATGCCCGGCATGCGCAGGTCGGTGAGCACCGTGTCGAAGTCCTCGCCGGACAGGCGCTGGAGGGCCTCGTCCGCCGCGGCCACGGCCACGGGCTGGAAGCCCCGGCGCTGGAGGCCCTTCTCCACCATGGCGCGCATCTCGCGCTCGTCTTCGACAATCAGGATGCGGCCTGGCATGCGTGCGTCCCCGGCGGCAGATAGATGGAGAAACAACTCCCACGGCCCGGCTCGCTCTTCACGTCAATCCAGCCGCCGTGGTCCCGCACCATCCCATAGGAGACGGACAGACCCAGGCCCGTTCCCTCGCCCACGTCCTTGGTGGTGAAGAAGGGCTCGAAGACGTGGGGCAGCACGTCCGGCGCGATGCCCGTGCCCTCGTCCTCCACGTCCAGCCGCACCCAGTCCTGCTCCGGCCCGCCCACGTCCGCGGGCGGCGTGGCGCGCAGCACCTGCGAGCGCACCCGCAGGGTGCCCGGCCGGTTCATCGCGTGGAGGCCGTTCATCACCAGGTTGGTGAGCACCTGCTGGAACTGCCCCGCGTCCACCTCCACCGTGAAGCCCTGGGGCACCTCCTGCGACAGCGCGACGCCGCGCTTGGTGGCCATGGGCTTGAGCAGCGCCAGGGTGCGCTCGGCCAGCAGCGACAGGTCCTCCGGCGCGCGCGACGGCGCCCTCCGCCGGGCGAAGTCCAGCAGCTGGCGGATGATGCCGGTCATGTGCTGCGCCTGCTGGAAGATGATGCGGGCGCACTCGCCCACCTCCTCGCCCTCCGCTTCCCCGGAGGACACCATCTTCGCGCGGCCCATCACCACGTTGAGCGGCGTGCCCAGCTCGTGCGCCACGCCCGACGCCAGCTTGCCCACCGTGGTGAGCCGGTCCGCGTGGCGCAGGTGCTCCACCGTGGCCAGCCGCGCCGCCGTCTCCGACGCCAGCCGCGCCCGCGTCTCCTCCAACTGCTCGCCCATCCGGTTCATGGCCACCGCCAACGTCGTCAGTTCGTCGCCGCGCTCGTTGCGCAAGGGCACTCGCGCCGTGAGGTCGCCCTCTCCAATGCGCCCCGCCAGATGCACCAACTGCTCCACGGGCTGCCCCACCAGCTTTCGGCCCATGGCCATGGCGGCCAGCAGGAAGAACACGGAGAGCGCGGCGGTGGCGATGACCGTGCCCACCACCGTGGTGTGCACGTGCTGCTCCTGCTCGGACAGGGACTCGGTGATTTCGATGGCGCCCGCGCGCCGGCCCAGGAACACCGGCGTGTACGAGCGCAGCACGCCCGGGCTGCTGGACGTGTCCATCAACCAGCCGTCGTGGCCCGCGCGCAGGCTGAGCAGCAGCGCGGGGGGCAGCGCCGGCGCGAAGCCGGAGCCCGGCCCGCCGTCCAGCCACACCCAGCGCAGCCGCACCTGCTCCTGGAAGCGGTTGGCCTGGTTGAGGAGCGTGAGGGCCTCGGCCTCGCCCGCCAGCTGCCACGCCTTGCCAATGGAGCCGGCCAGCGTGTGGCCGAGCAGGCGGTGGTCGTGCTGCGAGTCGATCTCCGACCGGGTGAGCTCCTGGTGGACCTGGAACGCCTGGAGCCCGGCCATCACGGCGACGGCGAGCAGCACGAGGGCCAGGGTGAATTTGCGAGCGAGCTTCACGGAAAAGGCAACCCCCGGTTCGTGCGTGAGGGGGAAGGAACACACGGACCGGGGTGGTACGCTACGGGTACCGCGGGTGCTGCGTCACTGCGACAGATGGCTAGTTGCTGCCCGAGCTCTCGGACGGGGTGGTGGCCGCCTTCTGGCTGGCCGCCGGCTTCGCCTTCTTCGCCTTGGTGGGCTTCGCCTGGGTGGTGGGGGCAGCGGCCTTGGGGGCCTTGGGGGCCGCGGCGAAGGCGCCCATGGAGGCGAGGGACAGGGACAGACCGAGGACGAGGGCGGAAGTGCGCTTCATGGAAGACTCCGGTTCAGGCCCGCGAGAAGTTGGGTGCGGGGCTGACCGGGCCTAGAGCATTGCTCGTGCCAACTCCCGCTCCAGAGGGACGCACGGGCGGACGGGGGGCCTGATACCCGCGAAATGCCTGGGGCGTATTGCCCCGAGAGGGGCAGGATGCCCCGGAACATGCGGGGCCGGACGGATCCCCGGACCCGGAGGGTGCGTGGCATGGGCCATGCTCCTGGGGGGCGAAATGACCAACGCCCCCCCGCATGAAGCAGCCGCGTCCCCCGTGCGCATCCTGGTGGCCGAGGACGACGACGCGATGCGGGCCATGCTCGTGCGCACGCTGGTGCGCGCGGGCTACACGGTGGTGGAGGTGGAGGACGGCTTCGAGCTGGGGGACTACGTGGCCATGATGCAGGGCCAGGGCGGCACGCTCGCGCCGCCGGACCTCATCGTCAGCGACGTGCGCATGCCGGGCCGCAGCGGCCTGGAGGCCCTGAAGCGGCTGCGCGAGCAGGGCATCGCGTGCCCCGTCCTCCTGCTCAGCGCCTTCGCGGACGACGAGACGCACGCGGAGGCCCTGCGGCTGGGCGCGCGCCAGCTGCTGGACAAGCCGGTGGACCTGGACGTGCTGAAGGCGGCGGTGCGTGAAGCGGTGGCGCGGCCCTAACCGGGCATCTCCTCGGGCTCGGCGCCGGGCGCCTGGGGGGCGGGCAGCGGCTGGCCGTGGAGCTCGGCGTGGAGCCGGTCGCGGTCCAGCTCCCCCTCCCAGCGGGAGACGACGATGCTGGCGACGCCGTTGCCGATGAAGTTGGTGAGCGCGCGCGCCTCGCTCATGAACCGGTCGATGCCCAGGATGAGCGCCAGGCCGGCCACCGGCACGGACGGCACCACCGCCAGCGTGGCGGCCAGGGTGATGAAGCCCGCGCCCGTCACGCCGGAGGCGCCCTTGGACGTGAGCATCGCCACGCCCAGCAGCGTGGCCGTCTGGGTGAGGGTGAGGTCCACGTTGAGCGCCTGGGCCACGAACAGCGCCGCCATGGTCAGGTAGATGTTGGTGCCGTCCAGGTTGAACGAGTAGCCGCTGGGCACCACCAGCCCCACCACGGACTTGGAGCAGCCCAGCCGCTCCAGCTTCTGCATCAGCGGCACCAGCGCGGACTCCGACGACGACGTGCCCAGCACCAGGAGCAGCTCCGCGCGGATGTAGCGCAGGAACTTCAGGATGGAGAAGCCCGTCAGCCGCGCCACCACGCCCAGCACGCCCACCACGAAGAGGCCGCACGCCAGGTAGAAGCAGCCCATCAGGCGCAGCAGCGGGCCCAGGCTGGTGACGCCGTAGGCGCCCAGGGTGAAGGCCATGGAGGCCCCCGCGCCAATGGGCGCCAGCTTCATCACGGTGCCAATCATGTGGAAGAAGGCCTTGGACAGCGCCTCCAGGAGGACGACCACGGGCCTCGCGGTGGCGCCCAGCGCGGTGAGGGAGAAGCCGAACAGCAGCGCCAGCAGCAGCACCTGGAGCAGGTCGCCCTCGCCGGTGAAGGCGTCCACGAAGGTGCGCGGGATGATGTGCAGCAGGAAGCCCGTGGTGGACTGGTCGTGCGCCTGCTGGGCGAAGCGGGCCACGGCGCTCGCGTCCAGCGTGCGGGGATCCACGTTGAAGCCGGACCCGGGCTTGAGCACCGTCACCACCAGCGCGCCGATGAGCAGCGCGAACGTGGAGATGACCTCGAAGTAGAGCAGCGCCTTGCCGCCCACCCGGCCCACCTTCTTCATGTCCGCCACGTTGGCGACCCCCAGCACCACGGTCAGGAAGATGACCGGGGAGATGAGCATCTTCACCAGCGCGATGAACGCGTCGCCCAGCGGCTTGAGCTTCACCGCCGTGGCCGGGAGGAGGTGACCCAGGAGGCCCCCGGCGAAGATGGCCGCCAGGACCCACAGGTAGAGGCGCGAGGAGGACTTCGGGTGTCCGGCTTCCGCGGTGTCGGCGCTCATGGTCCTGTCGTCCTCAGGCTGACTTCTGTTCGGCTTCGTCCTTCTCGAACAGCTGCTCCAGCTCGCGGCGCGCGCGGACGATGACCTCCATCATCTTCTTCTCGTCGCGGAACACCTTCGCGCTCTCCAGCATCAGGGCCTCGTCGTGCTCGCGGAAGCGCTCCACGGAGCGGCGGGCCTCCCCGAAGGTGAGGCCCATGGCCTGGAGCA
This window harbors:
- a CDS encoding sensor histidine kinase, translated to MKLARKFTLALVLLAVAVMAGLQAFQVHQELTRSEIDSQHDHRLLGHTLAGSIGKAWQLAGEAEALTLLNQANRFQEQVRLRWVWLDGGPGSGFAPALPPALLLSLRAGHDGWLMDTSSSPGVLRSYTPVFLGRRAGAIEITESLSEQEQHVHTTVVGTVIATAALSVFFLLAAMAMGRKLVGQPVEQLVHLAGRIGEGDLTARVPLRNERGDELTTLAVAMNRMGEQLEETRARLASETAARLATVEHLRHADRLTTVGKLASGVAHELGTPLNVVMGRAKMVSSGEAEGEEVGECARIIFQQAQHMTGIIRQLLDFARRRAPSRAPEDLSLLAERTLALLKPMATKRGVALSQEVPQGFTVEVDAGQFQQVLTNLVMNGLHAMNRPGTLRVRSQVLRATPPADVGGPEQDWVRLDVEDEGTGIAPDVLPHVFEPFFTTKDVGEGTGLGLSVSYGMVRDHGGWIDVKSEPGRGSCFSIYLPPGTHACQAAS
- a CDS encoding sigma-54-dependent transcriptional regulator, yielding MPGRILIVEDEREMRAMVEKGLQRRGFQPVAVAAADEALQRLSGEDFDTVLTDLRMPGMDGLALCERIVLNRPDIPVVVVTAFGSLETAVAAIRAGAYDFITKPIDLDALVLVLERAVQHRALRAEVRRLRQALDQRQDDGVLVGESPALKQAYALIDRVADVDATVLITGESGTGKEVAARALHARGRRKEGPFVAINCAAMPEQLLESELFGHAKGAFTDAKASRTGLFVKANGGTLFLDEVGELPMTLQPKLLRALQERVVRPVGGDTETPFDARIVAATNRDLELAVEESRFREDLYYRLNVIGLELPPLRARGNDVLLLSQRFVEQFASRTGKKVDGLSPAAAQRLLAYGWPGNVRELQNCIERAVALTSFEQLTVDDLPERIRNYSTPRVVPENTDASELVTLEELERRYIHRVLEAVGGSRTLAARILGVDRKTLYRKLERGDAEAKESREAKKP
- a CDS encoding PAS domain-containing sensor histidine kinase, which gives rise to MAHVPARPRSRSSAPPSSDAPGLGLLALLEGLPEAFLGVDADWCVTYLSPRMRELLADRAQPGDDVRKKVADLLGLGPHLRLEAPATGQPAVRYEHRWPEGDLCFDVSARPVEGGLLVHCRDISREYMARQELQRAGQLFQAVMEGTTDAIYIKDLDGRYQVINSAGARALGRTVSEVREHTDAELFPPEEARVNLRHDRDVLEAGQPLTYEDSQQGPDGDVRVWLSTKGPLRDPEGNVFGLFGISRDITQRKWAEEEVRRHSEFQEHLMGIISHDIRSPLGAIMNWSRVLAAGGPAEETARTSQRIATAAVRIERLTRLLLDFTRARLVGGVVIEPRGADTQELLAKVAHEFRVAFPKRHIEVEHKGNTQGQWDPDRLAQVVSNLVENALKYSPADAPVCLSTRGLRNKVVVSVHNEGRPIPEATLPHLFEPFRQGPQQTRTLKMSYGLGLYIVREIVHAHGGTIDVTSTEDDGTTFTVTLPRRAPPKKGPPPEPPPPPPAHRP
- the cheB gene encoding chemotaxis-specific protein-glutamate methyltransferase CheB, with translation MTLRVLVVDDSAFARKVLRKVLSEAEGLEVVGTARDGLDALERVAELKPDVITLDLVMPALDGPGFLRALSGMPDAPRVVVVSSADADSDLAVAALQAGAVDLVHKPTALATDRLYELGAELVEKVRIAGRAVPRYAQELAAVGARAARPLSPAASPKLLAVGTSTGGPQALTRLLAALPRDFPAPVVLALHIPAGYTEAVAKRLDSQSALEVVEATDGLELRPGRVVLARAGLHLRVQRHGALDLARLDRQPLGTPHHPSVDVLFQSAAEGWGRDAVALVLTGMGEDGLQGARAVRAAGGVVLTEAESSCVVYGMPRAVAEAGLSHGSAPLDELVPLLGRYIP
- a CDS encoding response regulator gives rise to the protein MAFQDTTHDAEQEETPWAPGYEAPATRPRVLIAEDDREMRRMLVRALQRRGCDVHEVPNGRELLGTLTRGLAGVEGAAPDVIITDVRMPGVTGLEALARLRRVDWATPVILITAFGDAATHAEAMRLGAAFVFDKPFDLDVLCGAVTRLIGEG
- the dctA gene encoding C4-dicarboxylate transporter DctA; its protein translation is MSADTAEAGHPKSSSRLYLWVLAAIFAGGLLGHLLPATAVKLKPLGDAFIALVKMLISPVIFLTVVLGVANVADMKKVGRVGGKALLYFEVISTFALLIGALVVTVLKPGSGFNVDPRTLDASAVARFAQQAHDQSTTGFLLHIIPRTFVDAFTGEGDLLQVLLLALLFGFSLTALGATARPVVVLLEALSKAFFHMIGTVMKLAPIGAGASMAFTLGAYGVTSLGPLLRLMGCFYLACGLFVVGVLGVVARLTGFSILKFLRYIRAELLLVLGTSSSESALVPLMQKLERLGCSKSVVGLVVPSGYSFNLDGTNIYLTMAALFVAQALNVDLTLTQTATLLGVAMLTSKGASGVTGAGFITLAATLAVVPSVPVAGLALILGIDRFMSEARALTNFIGNGVASIVVSRWEGELDRDRLHAELHGQPLPAPQAPGAEPEEMPG
- a CDS encoding CheR family methyltransferase, with product MSTLPLSPQVLAILAMLIEQRAGLHYGLEDRELLAEKLSTRAIDAGFDSLLDYYYFLRYDPKGTEALDALVEALLVHETYFFREPQALEVLVDELLVPQVRAGRRPRVWCAACSTGEEPLTLAMLLDARGVLGDVSLLATDLSARALERARTGEHNLRCMRALPQGVEGRWLDVVNGRPRVRPELVAAVEWRQLNLVDTADFPPPESCDAVLCRNVLIYFQDATARRVVDGITRTLKPGGHLLVGTSESLMRFGTALRCEERRGAFFYGKAGP
- a CDS encoding response regulator — translated: MTNAPPHEAAASPVRILVAEDDDAMRAMLVRTLVRAGYTVVEVEDGFELGDYVAMMQGQGGTLAPPDLIVSDVRMPGRSGLEALKRLREQGIACPVLLLSAFADDETHAEALRLGARQLLDKPVDLDVLKAAVREAVARP